Proteins from a single region of Rhizobiales bacterium GAS188:
- a CDS encoding Enoyl-CoA hydratase has translation MPRKPVLTGIANGVATITLARPEILNAIDVGLAASLFEAVRHADGEPAARAIQLTGAGRAFCAGGDVSTFDGAQGHAEVARRTIAAFHPAILRLATSGKPSVAAVHGAVAGAGVSLMLACDFAIAASGTRFSLAYSKIGATIDGGASWFLPRLVGRRKAKELALLSESLDAAAALDLGLVTQVVPAEDIETEALNFAARLAAGPSVALAAIKSLIDADAGDLARHLDAERDAFIRIAGSEDFAEGLQALRDKRAPTFRGR, from the coding sequence ATGCCGCGCAAACCGGTTCTGACCGGGATTGCCAATGGCGTGGCGACGATCACCCTCGCCAGACCGGAGATCCTCAACGCCATCGACGTCGGCCTGGCGGCGTCGCTGTTCGAGGCCGTCCGCCATGCCGACGGCGAGCCGGCGGCAAGAGCGATCCAGCTTACGGGCGCGGGCCGGGCCTTTTGCGCAGGCGGCGACGTCTCGACGTTCGACGGCGCGCAGGGGCATGCCGAGGTGGCGCGCCGTACGATCGCGGCGTTCCATCCGGCCATTCTGCGGCTCGCGACCTCGGGCAAGCCCAGCGTCGCCGCCGTGCACGGAGCCGTTGCGGGAGCCGGGGTCAGCCTCATGCTGGCCTGCGACTTCGCGATCGCCGCGAGCGGCACGCGCTTCTCCCTTGCCTACTCCAAGATAGGCGCGACGATCGACGGGGGCGCATCGTGGTTCCTGCCCCGCCTTGTGGGACGGCGCAAGGCGAAGGAGCTCGCCCTGCTCTCGGAGAGCTTGGACGCCGCCGCGGCCTTGGATCTCGGCCTGGTGACGCAAGTCGTGCCGGCCGAAGACATCGAGACCGAGGCGCTGAACTTCGCGGCGCGGCTCGCCGCGGGACCGTCCGTTGCCCTCGCGGCGATCAAGTCGCTGATCGACGCCGACGCCGGCGACCTTGCACGGCATCTCGACGCGGAGCGCGACGCCTTCATCCGCATTGCCGGCAGCGAAGACTTCGCGGAAGGGCTGCAGGCCCTTCGCGACAAGCGCGCGCCCACATTCCGGGGGCGTTGA
- a CDS encoding amino acid/amide ABC transporter substrate-binding protein, HAAT family gives MNVMRMTRRAAIALLGATALTPSAWAQQAKVLKLGSIFALSGPNASIGKESLGGAQYAVDRLNKAGGVEIGGDKYKVELVNVDDESKAERSVGGAEKLIGQDNVPVIFTPPSSTTTLAVVPIAEKNKRIAMSFVAAAPSVVGPDYKYSFRSTLTSIMNVSPSIEYLIKQKGAKTIAYLGRNDDWGRAAGKAIADTAGKLGSKVVVEEYFDPGSTDFYGLLTKVRASNPDAVVGAAFTEDGISMIKQYRELQMKPTFLSIAVIWASPTFIQAASDSLDGVFISTGPTTTASPELEGFKTEFLKATGGPALPFGITAYDNVNMIVEAMKKARTTNPEKVAETLRTLEYKGLLQTYKFDNSNQSQVVININEAEQGKIKVISSLVTQ, from the coding sequence ATGAACGTGATGAGAATGACGCGTCGCGCGGCGATCGCGCTCCTCGGAGCCACGGCCCTTACTCCCTCGGCATGGGCTCAACAGGCCAAAGTCCTCAAACTCGGCTCGATCTTCGCGCTGTCCGGCCCCAACGCCTCGATCGGCAAGGAGTCGCTCGGCGGCGCCCAATACGCCGTTGACCGGCTCAACAAGGCCGGCGGCGTCGAGATCGGCGGCGACAAATACAAGGTCGAGCTCGTCAACGTGGACGACGAATCCAAGGCGGAGCGTTCGGTTGGGGGCGCTGAGAAGCTCATCGGCCAGGACAACGTCCCGGTGATCTTCACCCCCCCGTCCAGCACGACGACGCTCGCCGTCGTGCCGATTGCTGAGAAGAACAAGCGCATCGCGATGAGCTTCGTCGCCGCCGCCCCGTCCGTGGTCGGCCCCGACTACAAGTACAGCTTCCGATCGACGCTAACCTCGATCATGAACGTCAGCCCCTCCATCGAGTATCTAATCAAGCAGAAGGGCGCCAAGACGATCGCCTATCTCGGCCGCAACGACGACTGGGGCCGGGCGGCCGGCAAGGCCATCGCGGACACTGCCGGCAAGCTCGGCTCCAAGGTCGTGGTCGAGGAGTATTTCGATCCGGGCTCAACTGACTTCTATGGCCTCCTGACCAAAGTGCGCGCCTCCAATCCCGACGCAGTGGTCGGCGCTGCCTTCACCGAGGACGGCATCTCTATGATCAAGCAATATCGCGAACTGCAGATGAAGCCGACTTTCCTCAGCATTGCCGTCATCTGGGCGTCGCCGACTTTCATCCAGGCAGCGAGCGATTCCTTGGACGGCGTGTTCATCTCGACGGGTCCTACCACCACGGCCTCGCCCGAACTCGAAGGCTTCAAGACTGAATTCCTCAAGGCGACGGGAGGTCCCGCCCTGCCCTTCGGCATCACGGCCTACGACAACGTTAACATGATCGTCGAAGCCATGAAGAAGGCGCGGACGACGAACCCTGAAAAGGTCGCCGAGACGCTGCGCACCCTCGAGTACAAGGGGCTGCTGCAGACCTACAAGTTCGATAATTCGAACCAATCCCAGGTCGTCATCAACATCAACGAGGCCGAGCAGGGCAAGATCAAGGTTATCTCCTCACTGGTGACGCAGTGA